The Aneurinibacillus uraniidurans genome segment ATTTTGCACTTCTATATGGGAGAAGCGGTGCGAAATGAAGGGACCCTTCACACTGGACTCTGTCATGTCATTCAATTCATCGGACGTAAACCAAACTAACAACAGGAGGAAAGCCACATGCGTCTGTTTACTGCAATCGAACCATCACCAGCTGCGAGACAAGCGATCGAAAACGTCCAACGGCAGCTAAAAACGATCATCCGCTGCAAGCGCTGGCAGTCTGTCGAAACTATCCACATCACGTTGCAATTTCTCGGAGAAAAACAGGAAGCCGATCTGCAGCAGATCGATCAAGCACTGCAAGCGGCGGTAACAGGAAACCCACCGCTTTCCCTGCAAATCGGAACGCCGGGAATTTTTGGTCATCCTAGACATGCACGCGTTCTCTGGCTTTCTTTAGAAGGTGAGACGGATCGGCTGCAGACGCTACAAAAACAGACAACTGCTGCTTTAACACAAACCGGCCTATATCAGGAA includes the following:
- the thpR gene encoding RNA 2',3'-cyclic phosphodiesterase — encoded protein: MRLFTAIEPSPAARQAIENVQRQLKTIIRCKRWQSVETIHITLQFLGEKQEADLQQIDQALQAAVTGNPPLSLQIGTPGIFGHPRHARVLWLSLEGETDRLQTLQKQTTAALTQTGLYQEDKSFRPHITLGRNLETPFESEEVMPLFRDLPLTKWTVEALHLYRSTLTPSGAIHHKLKTYPLIQ